One segment of Phaeacidiphilus oryzae TH49 DNA contains the following:
- a CDS encoding LamG domain-containing protein produces the protein MPSVGPASGAPGLPPQGASPQGLPPQGTPPQGVPLGAGGPEWRPAPVAGPGQGFTPPGGPGGPFGPLPGGGFGSSSEPDWAALAEANESSQRRRRKLKIGGAVLGVVVVCGLVVGAFTMKPWARKSVTADPIASPTASVPVPGSGSGSGSGSSGSEAPSADASPVVMAPNDGRATMELHDAPVVRAHNGRAIQMYGRNGSYGRGSTQVVDVRKSFSVSAWVYNTAGVESRSAVSQGDQKDFSWDLGREGWGGHDNWAFKVQTKPGGSAKNVVELMSKSRTALNRWTLLTGTYDAKARRISLYVDGQLQSSAKVSGVWDAPGRTELGRVRYNSTWTDRWEGQLSQIQIWDRALLPTQAAALTTNGNGAGVAPAASWLVG, from the coding sequence GTGCCCTCTGTCGGGCCTGCGAGCGGCGCCCCCGGTCTGCCACCGCAGGGCGCTTCGCCGCAGGGTCTGCCGCCGCAGGGCACCCCGCCGCAGGGAGTGCCGCTGGGGGCCGGCGGTCCGGAGTGGCGGCCGGCTCCGGTCGCCGGTCCCGGGCAGGGGTTCACCCCGCCCGGTGGTCCCGGAGGGCCTTTCGGGCCGCTGCCCGGCGGCGGCTTCGGCAGCAGCTCCGAGCCGGACTGGGCGGCCCTCGCCGAGGCCAACGAGTCCTCGCAGCGCCGCCGCCGCAAGCTCAAGATCGGCGGCGCGGTGCTCGGCGTCGTGGTCGTCTGCGGGCTGGTCGTCGGCGCCTTCACCATGAAGCCGTGGGCCAGGAAGAGCGTGACGGCCGACCCGATCGCCTCGCCGACCGCCTCCGTCCCCGTTCCGGGCTCGGGGTCGGGTTCGGGATCCGGTTCCTCCGGTTCCGAGGCCCCCTCGGCCGACGCCTCCCCCGTCGTGATGGCGCCCAACGACGGCCGCGCCACCATGGAGCTCCACGACGCCCCCGTGGTGCGGGCGCACAACGGTCGGGCGATCCAGATGTACGGCCGCAACGGCTCGTACGGCCGCGGCTCCACCCAGGTGGTCGACGTCCGCAAGAGCTTCAGCGTCTCGGCCTGGGTCTACAACACGGCCGGCGTCGAGTCCCGGTCCGCGGTCAGCCAGGGCGACCAGAAGGACTTCTCCTGGGACCTCGGCCGCGAGGGCTGGGGCGGCCACGACAACTGGGCCTTCAAGGTGCAGACGAAGCCGGGCGGCTCGGCCAAGAACGTGGTCGAGCTGATGTCGAAGAGCCGCACCGCGCTCAACCGGTGGACGCTGCTCACCGGCACGTACGACGCCAAGGCCCGCAGGATCTCGCTGTACGTCGACGGGCAGCTGCAGAGCTCGGCGAAGGTGAGCGGGGTGTGGGACGCGCCCGGTCGCACCGAGCTCGGGCGGGTCCGCTACAACTCCACCTGGACGGACCGCTGGGAGGGCCAGCTCTCCCAGATCCAGATCTGGGACCGCGCGCTGCTGCCCACCCAGGCCGCCGCGCTGACCACCAACGGGAACGGGGCCGGGGTGGCGCCGGCCGCCTCCTGGCTGGTGGGCTGA
- a CDS encoding Yip1 family protein yields the protein MGANGFRFGRGRTSRQAGQPGREQHAASQAQQQGRPRQQPPAGGQYQNGQSQNGQYQRGQYPYDPYQGGGGYDGYDDQPGHTRAFNVADAGGGRQGPTPPASAPSPADGGYGQGPYAAASSPRPYGEPPESPPAPPRGFEEGNVTVYRAGSTHPPVSGRRLGWRELLPEIYRHPTRTFAEMRGYPVWGPALVVSAVYGLLAVLGFGTTRDQIFHSTLTIALSSLLFSAAGIVLAGLMFGAVTSALARQFGGDGAWAPTIGLSMIIAWTTDAPRLVFALFLDPGGGFVQFLGWITWILCCWLLTVMVRQVHDLPWGKAAGAAAIQLLALLILIKLPTLS from the coding sequence GTGGGTGCCAATGGATTCCGCTTCGGTCGCGGCAGGACCTCCCGGCAGGCGGGACAGCCTGGTCGGGAGCAGCACGCCGCCTCCCAGGCGCAGCAGCAGGGGCGGCCGCGGCAGCAGCCGCCGGCGGGCGGCCAGTACCAGAACGGCCAGTCGCAGAACGGCCAGTACCAGCGCGGCCAGTACCCGTACGACCCCTACCAGGGCGGGGGCGGGTACGACGGCTACGACGACCAGCCGGGGCACACCCGGGCGTTCAACGTCGCCGACGCGGGCGGCGGTCGGCAAGGCCCTACGCCGCCGGCCTCGGCGCCGTCCCCGGCCGACGGCGGATACGGCCAGGGTCCGTACGCCGCCGCCTCCTCCCCCCGCCCCTACGGCGAGCCGCCGGAGAGCCCGCCCGCGCCCCCGCGGGGGTTCGAAGAGGGCAACGTCACCGTCTACCGGGCCGGCAGCACCCATCCTCCGGTCAGCGGACGCCGGCTGGGCTGGCGCGAGCTGCTGCCGGAGATCTACCGGCACCCGACCCGCACCTTCGCGGAGATGCGCGGCTATCCGGTGTGGGGTCCCGCGCTGGTGGTCTCGGCGGTCTACGGCCTGCTGGCCGTGCTCGGCTTCGGGACCACCCGGGACCAGATATTCCACTCGACCCTCACCATCGCGCTGAGCAGCCTCCTCTTCAGCGCCGCGGGGATCGTGCTGGCCGGGCTCATGTTCGGTGCGGTGACCAGCGCGCTGGCCCGGCAGTTCGGCGGGGACGGCGCCTGGGCGCCGACCATCGGGCTGTCCATGATCATCGCATGGACGACCGATGCGCCGAGGCTGGTCTTCGCGCTCTTCCTGGACCCCGGCGGCGGCTTCGTGCAGTTCCTGGGGTGGATCACCTGGATCCTGTGCTGCTGGCTGCTGACCGTCATGGTCCGCCAGGTGCACGACCTCCCCTGGGGGAAGGCCGCGGGGGCAGCGGCCATCCAGCTGCTGGCCCTGCTGATCCTCATCAAGCTGCCCACCCTCAGCTGA